The following are from one region of the Ochotona princeps isolate mOchPri1 chromosome 4, mOchPri1.hap1, whole genome shotgun sequence genome:
- the LOC131480206 gene encoding olfactory receptor 52I2-like: MLGPPYNHTVDTPAIFFLVGIPGLPSSHLWLAISLSPMYTTALVGNTLIVIAVWMDSTLQEPMYHLLCCLAAVDIVMASSVVPKMVSIFCSGDGSISFHACLTQMYFVHAATAVETGLLLAMAFDRYVAICRPLHYKTILTSQVILGMTLAIILRAVISMSPLSWMVSHLPFCGSNVILHSYCEHMAVVKLACADPMPSSLYSLTVSSIIVGCDVAFIASSYVLILRAVFGLSSKKAQLKALSTCGSHVGIMVLFYLPGIASIYVSWLGQYRVPLHTQVLLADLYLVIPPTLNPIIYGMKTKQIQKRIWNLLICCLLDH, translated from the coding sequence ATGCTGGGACCACCCTACAATCACACAGTGGACACCCCTGCCATCTTCTTCCTGGTGGGGATTCCAGGTTTGCCATCCTCACATCTTTGGCTGGCTATCTCTCTGAGTCCCATGTACACCACAGCCCTGGTGGGAAACACCCTCATCGTGATTGCAGTCTGGATGGATTCCACTCTGCAAGAGCCCATGTATCATTTGCTGTGctgtctggctgctgtggacattgtCATGGCCTCCTCCGTGGTGCCCAAGATGGTGAGCATCTTCTGCTCGGGAGACGGCTCCATCAGCTTCCATGCTTGTCTCACTCAGATGTACTTTGTGCATGCGGCCACGGCTGTGGAGacagggctgctgctggccatggCTTTTGACCGCTATGTAGCCATCTGCAGGCCTCTGCACTACAAGACAATTCTCACCTCTCAAGTGATCCTGGGTATGACTTTGGCCATCATTCTTCGAGCTGTAATATCCATGTCTCCACTGAGTTGGATGGTGAGTCATTTGCCTTTCTGTGGCTCCAATGTGATTCTGCATTCCTACTGTGAGCACATGGCTGTGGTCAAGTTAGCGTGCGCTGACCCCATGCCCAGCAGTCTCTACAGCCTCACTGTTTCCTCTATTATTGTGGGCTGTGATGTGGCGTTCATTGCTTCCTCTTATGTGTTGATTCTCAGGGCGGTATTTGGTCTCTCTTCCAAGAAAGCTCAGTTGAAAGCATTGAGCACATGTGGTTCTCATGTGGGAATCATGGTTCTGTTTTATTTGCCTGGAATAGCATCCATCTATGTATCCTGGCTAGGGCAATACAGAGTACCCTTGCACACTCAAGTGCTGTTAGCTGACCTGTATCTTGTCATCCCACCCACATTAAATCCTATCATTTATGGCATGAAGACCAAACAAATTCAGAAGAGGATATGGAATTTGCTGATATGTTGTCTCTTGGACCACTGA
- the LOC131480084 gene encoding olfactory receptor 52I2-like, whose translation MLGPPYNHTVDTPAIFFLVGIPGLPSSHLWLAISLSPMYTTALVGNTLIVIAVWMDSTLQEPMYHLLCCLAAVDIVMASSVVPKMVSIFCSGDGSISFHACLTQMYFVHAATAVETGLLLAMAFDRYVAICRPLHYKTILTPQVILGMTLAIILRAVLFMTPLSWMVSHLPFCGSNVILHSYCEHMAVVKLACADPMPSSLYSLIGSSIIVGCDVAFIAASYVLILRAVFGLSSKKAQLKALSTCGSHVGVMTLYYLPGLASIYVAWLGQDRVSLHTQVLLADLYLVIPPTLNPIIYGMRTKQIQERIWNLLLSP comes from the coding sequence ATGCTGGGACCACCCTACAATCACACAGTGGACACCCCTGCCATCTTCTTCCTGGTGGGGATTCCGGGTTTGCCATCCTCACATCTTTGGCTGGCTATCTCTCTGAGTCCCATGTACACCACAGCCCTGGTGGGAAACACCCTTATCGTGATTGCAGTCTGGATGGATTCCACTCTGCAAGAGCCCATGTATCACTTGCTGTGctgtctggctgctgtggacattgtCATGGCCTCCTCCGTAGTGCCCAAGATGGTGAGCATCTTCTGCTCGGGAGACGGCTCCATCAGCTTCCATGCTTGTCTCACTCAGATGTACTTTGTGCATGCGGCCACGGCTGTGGAGACAGGACTGCTGCTGGCCATGGCTTTTGACCGCTATGTAGCCATCTGCAGGCCTCTGCACTACAAGACAATTCTCACCCCTCAAGTGATCCTGGGTATGACTTTGGCCATCATTCTGCGAGCTGTCCTGTTCATGACTCCACTGAGTTGGATGGTGAGTCATTTGCCTTTCTGTGGCTCCAATGTGATTCTGCATTCCTACTGTGAGCACATGGCTGTGGTCAAGTTAGCATGTGCTGACCCCATGCCCAGCAGTCTCTACAGCCTCATTGGTTCTTCCATTATTGTGGGCTGTGATGTGGCGTTCATTGCTGCCTCGTATGTGTTGATTCTCAGGGCAGTATTTGGTCTCTCTTCCAAGAAAGCTCAGTTGAAAGCATTGAGCACATGTGGTTCTCATGTGGGAGTTATGACTCTCTATTATCTACCTGGGTTGGCATCTATCTATGTAGCCTGGTTAGGACAAGACAGAGTATCCTTGCACACTCAAGTGCTGTTAGCTGACCTATACCTGGTGATTCCACCCACGTTAAATCCTATCATTTATGGCATGAGAACCAAGCAAATCCAGGAGAGAATATGGAATTTACTGTTGTCTCCTTGA